In Candidatus Aenigmatarchaeota archaeon, a single window of DNA contains:
- the radA gene encoding DNA repair and recombination protein RadA, giving the protein MAANPLKDLPGVGEKTAEKLVEAGYDDLMAIAAASIGEICDAIDCGEGTAEKIIEGARHAVKMDFETAESVFEKRKQVRRITTGSSKLDGLLGGGVETAAITEAHGAFGSSKTQLAFQLSVNVQLPEERGGLNGSAVFIDTENTFRPERIEMLAKALDLDPSEVLKNIYVARAYNSDHQILLIEKAKELLKDKNVRLLVIDSLTSLFRSDYSGRGELAPRQQKLNRHLHNIQKLSEVNNVAVYITNQVMANPGQLFGDPTTPAGGHVLAHAATYRMYMRRSREDKRVAKLIDSPSMPDAEVIFRVTNEGIRD; this is encoded by the coding sequence ATGGCAGCAAACCCTTTGAAGGATTTACCCGGAGTCGGTGAAAAAACAGCTGAAAAGCTTGTCGAGGCAGGGTACGATGACTTGATGGCAATTGCAGCGGCTTCAATAGGAGAGATTTGCGATGCAATCGATTGCGGGGAGGGCACTGCCGAGAAGATTATTGAGGGTGCGCGCCATGCAGTCAAGATGGACTTTGAGACCGCAGAATCTGTTTTCGAAAAAAGAAAGCAGGTGAGAAGGATCACTACAGGTTCCTCCAAGCTTGATGGGCTTTTGGGTGGCGGAGTCGAAACTGCGGCAATCACTGAGGCGCATGGTGCTTTTGGCTCTTCAAAAACTCAGCTTGCGTTCCAGCTTTCAGTAAACGTGCAGCTTCCTGAAGAGCGGGGGGGCTTGAACGGAAGCGCAGTATTCATTGATACGGAAAATACCTTTCGGCCCGAGAGAATAGAGATGCTGGCTAAAGCTCTTGACCTGGACCCCTCCGAAGTTCTGAAAAATATTTATGTGGCCCGGGCTTACAATTCCGACCATCAGATACTTCTTATTGAAAAGGCAAAGGAGCTTTTAAAAGACAAAAATGTCCGGCTTCTTGTAATTGACTCTCTCACCTCACTTTTCAGAAGCGACTACAGCGGAAGGGGCGAACTGGCTCCAAGGCAGCAGAAGCTTAACCGCCACCTGCACAACATCCAGAAATTGTCCGAAGTGAATAATGTCGCGGTTTACATTACAAATCAGGTTATGGCAAACCCCGGGCAGCTTTTCGGAGACCCGACAACCCCGGCAGGAGGTCACGTTCTTGCGCATGCCGCAACCTATAGGATGTACATGAGAAGAAGCCGGGAAGACAAGAGGGTTGCTAAGCTCATAGATTCCCCATCAATGCCTGACGCAGAGGTAATCTTCCGCGTGACGAACGAAGGCATAAGGGATTAA
- a CDS encoding HDIG domain-containing protein has translation MDNLIKLAEKIKDKDLREKTISLLKDPKLSNPALACKPLKIEDTPGGFPGFEHHMEKGGLIKHTEGVTLLAMQMADFVEERYGTVNKDFVITAALLHDIMRLYDFDKIGDEYSLQDNLLEHEELGACELYARGFPEEIVHMVLKHLKPEGQGLEGTILHYADSVDSFSDFYFRELSGHECGCECCHDED, from the coding sequence ATGGATAATCTGATAAAACTTGCTGAAAAAATAAAGGACAAGGATTTACGAGAAAAGACCATTTCCCTGTTAAAAGACCCCAAGCTTTCAAACCCCGCCCTGGCTTGCAAGCCGCTGAAAATAGAGGATACTCCTGGCGGCTTTCCCGGCTTTGAGCACCATATGGAAAAAGGTGGGCTGATAAAGCACACGGAGGGAGTCACGCTTCTTGCAATGCAGATGGCGGATTTTGTTGAGGAAAGGTACGGCACTGTAAACAAGGACTTTGTAATCACCGCCGCCCTTCTTCACGACATTATGCGCCTCTACGACTTTGATAAGATTGGTGACGAATACTCCCTTCAGGACAATCTTCTGGAGCATGAGGAGCTGGGTGCGTGCGAGCTTTATGCCCGGGGCTTTCCTGAGGAGATAGTCCACATGGTCCTAAAGCACCTTAAGCCAGAAGGGCAGGGGCTCGAGGGGACAATTCTCCATTATGCAGACTCAGTGGACTCTTTCTCTGACTTTTATTTCCGGGAGCTTTCGGGGCATGAATGCGGCTGCGAATGTTGCCATGACGAGGACTAG